Proteins encoded in a region of the Desulfosoma sp. genome:
- a CDS encoding AIR synthase-related protein has protein sequence MAVRLEIALKPHLFDAEGSELCRKIADYFGWHVGKARVIRVIMLETSLSAEELEAVRTEIFTNPVTQVSSFRPLATALGFQWAVWVGFRPGVRDTAGSVALEAIADYLRRPLPRGDAAYTSKLYLLQEANLDRFQVETIARELLANDIIQQWRIFAQNDWNPEEGIGIVLPKVALRHTPTVENIAIGSDEELKALSDARNLALNPRDIPVIRRYFLRPDVLEQRARVGLSLPTDVELEAIGQARSDHCNHNTFRGLFLYRDMDTGRETIVDNLFKTCIEAPTLAVQAQKDWVVSVLWDNAGAARFDEEHLYVITGETHNSPSNMEAYGGALTGIVGVYRDPMGTGKGSRLIAGLYGYCVGPRDYAGPLRPHLHPRRLLDGVVEGVRDGGNKHGVPTVFGNLLYHPSYLGKCLVFVAAIGLMPRTIHGEPAERKKPNPGDIIIMAGGRVGKDGIHGVTASSESYSEHTPAGHVQIGDPYTQKKMHDFLLEARDEGLITFITDNGGGGLSSSIGESAQLAGGAHVALDRVPLKYEGLDVWEIWVSESQERMTVAVRPDHLDRFMELAALHEVECTAIGRYEATGKLHLTYHGKTCAYLDLSFFREEFPQWEFEAHWRSPESRGLTEPVISEPKAYGRLLTELLASANLCSREWIQRQYDHEVQGTSVVKFLVGRRRDVPNDAAVLRPVLTSRRGLTVTQALHPTYGQIDTYHMVEASIDECVRRLVAVGGLLDEIGGVDNFCWPSIQYDPERNPDGRYKAAQLVRANWALKDMCLAYGIPLLSGKDSMYVDGHLPGAYGERHKVSGLPTMQFTATTIVEDIERCLTMDVKMPEDWVYVVGMTRHELGGSEYYEKFGYVGLTVPKAHPESFLNLYRAMEAAVQEGLVASCHAVGRGGLAVHGALMAIAGELGMEWHLGAVPADGNLSTAAVLFSESLGRFLVTVASDRREAFEAHCRGLPMGCLGRVTAEPVFKVRNASGHIVFEEPVETLDKAWRYRQLMKS, from the coding sequence ATGGCGGTTCGACTGGAAATTGCTTTAAAGCCTCACCTTTTTGATGCCGAAGGTTCCGAGCTGTGCCGCAAAATCGCCGATTATTTCGGCTGGCATGTGGGGAAGGCTCGAGTCATTCGCGTCATCATGCTGGAAACAAGTTTGAGCGCGGAGGAACTGGAGGCGGTGCGCACGGAGATTTTTACCAATCCCGTCACCCAAGTCTCTTCCTTTCGTCCTCTGGCCACGGCCCTGGGTTTTCAGTGGGCCGTTTGGGTCGGCTTTCGACCCGGTGTTAGAGACACGGCGGGCAGTGTGGCTTTGGAAGCCATCGCTGACTATCTCAGGCGTCCTCTACCTCGAGGCGATGCTGCCTATACCTCCAAGCTCTACCTCCTTCAAGAAGCCAACCTGGATCGCTTTCAGGTGGAAACCATTGCACGGGAACTTCTGGCCAACGACATCATTCAGCAATGGCGCATTTTCGCTCAAAATGATTGGAATCCCGAAGAGGGGATCGGGATTGTTTTACCCAAGGTGGCTTTGCGACACACTCCAACCGTGGAAAATATCGCCATTGGAAGCGATGAGGAACTCAAGGCCCTGAGCGATGCGCGTAATCTGGCCTTGAATCCTCGGGATATTCCCGTTATTCGCCGCTATTTTCTGCGACCGGATGTGCTGGAACAAAGAGCACGCGTGGGTTTAAGTCTGCCGACTGATGTGGAGTTGGAAGCCATCGGTCAGGCTCGAAGCGACCACTGCAACCACAACACTTTTCGCGGCCTTTTCCTTTATAGAGACATGGATACGGGTCGTGAAACCATCGTGGACAATCTTTTCAAGACCTGTATCGAAGCTCCCACATTAGCCGTGCAGGCCCAAAAGGACTGGGTTGTTTCGGTGCTTTGGGATAATGCCGGAGCCGCCCGGTTCGATGAAGAACATCTCTACGTGATCACAGGAGAGACCCACAACAGTCCGTCCAATATGGAAGCCTATGGCGGCGCCTTGACTGGCATTGTGGGCGTGTATCGTGATCCCATGGGCACCGGCAAGGGATCACGACTGATCGCCGGCCTTTATGGTTACTGCGTGGGGCCGAGGGATTATGCGGGACCTCTTCGACCCCATTTGCATCCACGACGGCTCTTGGATGGGGTCGTGGAAGGGGTTCGGGACGGCGGCAATAAGCACGGGGTGCCCACTGTGTTCGGGAATCTGTTGTACCATCCGTCTTATCTTGGGAAATGTCTTGTTTTTGTCGCCGCCATCGGCCTCATGCCTCGAACCATTCATGGCGAACCTGCAGAACGGAAGAAACCCAATCCTGGGGATATAATCATCATGGCCGGAGGCCGTGTGGGTAAGGACGGGATTCACGGAGTGACGGCTTCCAGTGAAAGCTACAGTGAACACACCCCCGCAGGCCATGTTCAAATCGGCGATCCGTACACACAGAAAAAAATGCACGATTTTCTGTTGGAAGCTCGGGATGAGGGACTGATCACCTTTATTACCGACAATGGGGGGGGTGGTTTGTCCTCGTCCATCGGGGAATCGGCCCAGCTGGCAGGAGGAGCCCATGTGGCTTTGGACCGAGTGCCGCTCAAATACGAAGGTCTCGATGTCTGGGAAATCTGGGTTTCAGAATCCCAGGAACGTATGACCGTGGCGGTTCGGCCGGACCATCTGGACCGTTTCATGGAACTGGCGGCCTTGCACGAAGTGGAATGCACCGCCATTGGCCGGTATGAAGCTACGGGAAAATTGCATCTTACATATCACGGAAAAACCTGCGCTTACCTGGACCTCAGCTTTTTCCGAGAAGAGTTCCCTCAATGGGAATTCGAGGCCCATTGGCGTTCCCCTGAATCCCGCGGCTTGACGGAACCCGTGATAAGTGAACCCAAGGCATACGGTCGGCTTTTGACTGAGTTGCTGGCGTCCGCCAACCTGTGTAGCCGCGAGTGGATTCAACGTCAATACGACCATGAGGTTCAGGGAACCAGCGTGGTCAAGTTCCTGGTGGGCCGCCGACGCGATGTGCCGAACGATGCTGCGGTCCTGAGACCTGTGCTCACATCGCGACGCGGCCTTACTGTCACCCAAGCCCTTCATCCTACCTATGGCCAGATCGACACCTACCATATGGTGGAAGCTTCCATTGATGAATGTGTGCGCCGACTGGTGGCGGTCGGAGGACTTTTGGACGAAATCGGCGGTGTGGACAACTTCTGCTGGCCTTCCATTCAATACGACCCAGAACGAAATCCCGATGGACGCTACAAAGCCGCGCAGCTTGTGCGGGCCAACTGGGCCCTTAAAGACATGTGTCTTGCCTACGGCATTCCCCTTCTTTCAGGAAAAGACAGCATGTATGTGGATGGGCACTTGCCGGGAGCTTACGGGGAACGCCATAAAGTGTCGGGATTACCGACCATGCAGTTTACGGCCACAACCATTGTGGAAGACATTGAACGCTGCCTTACCATGGACGTGAAGATGCCCGAAGATTGGGTCTATGTGGTGGGGATGACCCGGCACGAGTTGGGAGGCTCAGAATATTACGAAAAGTTCGGTTACGTGGGCCTGACTGTTCCCAAAGCCCATCCGGAATCGTTTTTGAACCTATACCGTGCCATGGAGGCCGCCGTGCAGGAAGGGCTTGTGGCGTCGTGTCACGCCGTGGGTCGAGGCGGTTTGGCAGTGCACGGAGCCCTTATGGCCATCGCCGGAGAATTGGGAATGGAGTGGCATCTCGGTGCTGTTCCGGCGGATGGAAATCTTTCCACAGCTGCCGTGCTTTTCAGTGAATCTTTAGGGCGTTTTTTGGTCACCGTGGCTTCGGATCGTCGGGAAGCCTTTGAAGCCCATTGTCGCGGCCTTCCGATGGGATGTCTCGGCAGAGTCACCGCCGAGCCCGTGTTCAAGGTTCGGAATGCTTCGGGACACATAGTGTTTGAGGAGCCCGTAGAAACTCTGGACAAAGCCTGGCGTTATCGCCAACTCATGAAATCGTGA
- a CDS encoding phosphoribosylformylglycinamidine synthase subunit PurQ → MAEVRALVLTGFGLNCDWETAHILTLAGAHAERVHLNQLISGVKRLDDYHIFVIGGGFSWADDHGAGVILAVRLKYRLRDALLSFVERGGLVLGICNGFQVLVNTGLLPGFEPGSLSRQVALIDNDCGRFRDQWVHCVFEASSPCVFTYGLQSMDLPVRHGEGKFFAEPEVLDQLERNHQVVLRYAFSDGRPAGGAFPENPNGSLHDIAGICDATGRVFGLMPHPEAFHHWTNHPDWTWEKERRRRLGLPLPREGDGVRLFRNAVDYVRNQGAR, encoded by the coding sequence ATGGCAGAGGTTCGAGCGTTGGTACTGACCGGGTTCGGACTTAATTGCGACTGGGAAACGGCGCACATCCTGACATTGGCCGGGGCGCATGCCGAACGTGTGCACCTGAATCAGCTCATATCGGGCGTGAAACGTCTCGACGATTACCACATCTTTGTCATCGGCGGCGGATTTTCCTGGGCGGACGATCATGGAGCAGGTGTCATTCTCGCCGTTCGCCTGAAGTATCGGCTTCGGGACGCTTTGCTTTCCTTCGTGGAAAGGGGAGGCTTGGTTCTGGGTATTTGCAATGGTTTTCAGGTCCTGGTCAATACGGGGCTCCTTCCTGGGTTTGAGCCGGGAAGCCTATCCCGCCAGGTGGCCTTAATTGACAATGACTGTGGCAGGTTTCGGGATCAGTGGGTCCATTGCGTCTTTGAAGCCTCATCGCCCTGTGTTTTCACTTACGGCTTGCAATCTATGGACCTTCCTGTTCGACATGGGGAAGGCAAGTTTTTCGCCGAACCTGAAGTCCTTGATCAGTTGGAAAGAAATCATCAGGTGGTTTTGCGTTATGCCTTTTCTGACGGTCGGCCGGCAGGTGGCGCCTTTCCTGAAAACCCCAACGGATCTCTTCATGACATCGCTGGGATCTGTGATGCCACCGGTCGTGTTTTTGGACTGATGCCTCACCCGGAAGCCTTTCATCATTGGACCAACCATCCTGACTGGACATGGGAAAAGGAGCGTCGACGGCGTCTCGGGCTGCCTCTGCCCCGTGAAGGCGACGGCGTACGCCTTTTTCGAAATGCCGTGGACTATGTGAGAAATCAAGGAGCCCGCTAA
- the purN gene encoding phosphoribosylglycinamide formyltransferase: MASHVAHPGEKGAGFENASSRGSNRLRVAVLISGGGTNLQALIDRAQEGKLEADIVCVGSDRASAQGLVRAQKAGIPTFVVSYEKYLKADKIEPMDDALVAAVDARQRILHDQDDEARRDRLVRLMAAEKEIMAHVESHGARLVCLAGFMRLLTPYFLNRFRQGDRPGVVNIHPALLPAFPGQHGYRDTYRYGCKWGGISIHFVDEGEDTGPVIAQAVYPIWDEDSYEEVQQRGLHLEHMMYAQVVNWIARDQVRVVARSGGRPRVCIEDPAYREVVGSWVEAAFRDRPDVVYRRT; this comes from the coding sequence ATGGCATCACATGTTGCCCATCCTGGAGAAAAAGGCGCCGGATTTGAGAATGCGTCCTCAAGGGGGTCAAACCGGTTGCGGGTTGCCGTTTTGATCTCCGGCGGCGGCACAAACCTTCAGGCTTTGATCGATCGCGCTCAGGAAGGAAAGCTGGAGGCCGATATTGTGTGTGTGGGCAGTGATCGAGCGTCCGCGCAGGGGTTGGTGCGCGCCCAAAAAGCGGGGATTCCCACCTTTGTGGTTTCCTATGAAAAATATTTGAAAGCAGACAAGATCGAACCGATGGATGATGCTTTGGTGGCGGCGGTGGATGCACGTCAGAGAATCCTCCATGACCAGGATGATGAGGCACGCCGGGACCGCCTCGTTCGCCTTATGGCGGCGGAAAAGGAAATCATGGCTCATGTGGAATCCCATGGGGCTCGACTGGTGTGTCTTGCGGGTTTCATGAGGTTGCTGACGCCTTATTTTCTTAACCGTTTTCGTCAAGGGGACCGTCCTGGTGTGGTCAATATTCACCCGGCTCTTCTACCGGCTTTTCCCGGACAACATGGGTATCGAGACACGTACCGTTACGGATGCAAGTGGGGCGGCATCAGCATCCATTTTGTGGATGAAGGCGAAGATACCGGCCCGGTGATCGCTCAGGCCGTGTATCCCATTTGGGACGAAGATTCTTACGAAGAGGTGCAACAGCGTGGTCTGCACCTGGAACACATGATGTACGCTCAAGTGGTCAACTGGATTGCCAGGGATCAGGTGCGTGTGGTGGCCCGTTCCGGAGGGCGTCCGAGGGTGTGCATTGAGGATCCGGCTTATCGGGAAGTGGTTGGATCATGGGTTGAAGCGGCTTTTCGAGATCGCCCCGACGTGGTGTACCGTCGAACATAA